The DNA region CACGGAGAACCCGCCCGGCCCGGAGCCCGCGGTCGTGCTTCGATTCCCTGAGCGGTCCTCTGAAGTGACGTCTCGCGCGCTTCCTCTGCATGTCGTCTTCCGCTCACCCTCGCTCTCAGGCCCCGACGGCCTTGCGTCCGAGTTCGAAGGCCTTGAGATTGATGTCGACGGTCTTCGGGGGCACGCGCTTCCGGATGGCCTCCTGCCACTCCTCGACGGTGAAATCGAGGAACCTCGAGAAGGCGCCGAGCATGACGACGTTCACGGCCCGGGGGTGGCCCGCCTCCCGTGCGAGGGCGAGCGCGTCGAGCATCAGAGCGTCGGGGGCGCGCTCCCTGAGTTCGTCGTCCACGTCCTTCGGGTAGGTCTCGAGCCCGCTGGGGACGATCTCCTGGTCGTTGACGATGACCTTGCCCTCCGGCGCCAGGGAGTGGATCCAGCGGACGGCCTCCATCTTCTCGAACGAGACGAGAAGGTCGGCCTCGCCGGGGGCTATGACGGGGGAGTGGACGGTCTCGCCGAAGCGGACGTGGCTGACGACCGAGCCTCCCCGCTGGGCCATCCCGTGGACCTCGCTCTTCTTGACGTCGAGCCCCTCGGCAAGGGCGGTCTCAGAGAGGATC from Candidatus Effluviviaceae Genus V sp. includes:
- a CDS encoding indolepyruvate oxidoreductase subunit beta, whose product is ILSETALAEGLDVKKSEVHGMAQRGGSVVSHVRFGETVHSPVIAPGEADLLVSFEKMEAVRWIHSLAPEGKVIVNDQEIVPSGLETYPKDVDDELRERAPDALMLDALALAREAGHPRAVNVVMLGAFSRFLDFTVEEWQEAIRKRVPPKTVDINLKAFELGRKAVGA